The DNA segment AAACTGTCAATTTGTAGTATTGTCATTTGTCGTTTCAAAAATTACTGCTAACGTTCCGCAAATTGCCGTTGCACTTTAAATTTACAATTAACCCGCATGATGGCAAGCGGATGTTGGCAATTGGGCGCTCACGTCCTGCCGAATGAAGTGTCTGTCCTGCGAGAACTGCGAAATTATAGAGGAGAAGTTGTCCGTTTTCATATTGTTTTTGTCTGTCCCCCGTGTGAAATCACAAGGTCTAACAACACTTTATGTTTCTTATAAGAAACACATGCGCAACTGTCAATAATAGAGAATATTTTATAGATGCAACGCTGTCCCGCCAGATTTTTTTCTGCCTGTAAGTTGTCGTTAGTTCAGATTTGTCTGCTTGCAACCGAACGGGCAGCCGTGGCACGAGTGTGTCCGATTATAGTGAACCCTGTTTATATGCGCTTGAATCATATTTTGTCGCATGAGTTTGAAATCAACTTTCTTTTTTCTGTATGCTTCCAAAGGTGTCAGCCCGTTTAGTGAACCCAGTGGGCGTTTATCGTTGTAGTCCGGGATGATTACTTTGTCCATTAATTTTTTTAACTCTGATTGATTCGGAATGTGTCGGGGGAATAAGTAACCATACTTGATAATTTTATTTACAGATTCAGCCATTGAATTTGATTTCAGAATATCCTTCAACGCAACTAATTTTTCTACTGGATATTTTTCCATGAAGGTTTCTACTTTTTTATTATTGTTCTCTGTGCCACCGTCCACAATCAGTTCAACTTTCTTTTTCTTTCTTGGCGCGGGCTTTATTTCTGCTCTGTCAATAGTTTCCGCAAAGGTTTCTAAACGGATTTTCGCGCATACTTTGTCCGCCACTCTCCAAGAGGTAATGTATCTCGAATAATTATCTACTACAAGATAAATGTATGAGGTGTTTCCGTCTGCTGTTTTCAATTCTGTGATGTCGGCATGCCACTTTTCATTTGGAGCAGAAGCGCGGATTCCTTCTGCATATCTTCTTTTGATTTTTCTATGACGCTTGCGCTTAATTTTCATCAGACGCGCATATTTGTACCAAGTGTTCGGATGCGCTTTCAATATTTTTCGTTTGATTCCGTAATATGCCACTGAAATAATTGGCCAGTGCAAGGTTTTTTCACTGCTTA comes from the Bacteroidota bacterium genome and includes:
- a CDS encoding transposase, producing MKKRKSYDTRVKYLVRKGLLPEVFRKQIHRSLLSKWKREAGDKYVGYELNDNIEELYDLMKKISEDQRMQKTLLAFYRINKTLRDIIGTGTDYVKKISEHKHRIVDAVQRARKNIGLKRAIKLVGISRTTFRIWAMEYYYKCGQSLKKLCNNAYPQQLTAGEVHKMHRMLSSEKTLHWPIISVAYYGIKRKILKAHPNTWYKYARLMKIKRKRHRKIKRRYAEGIRASAPNEKWHADITELKTADGNTSYIYLVVDNYSRYITSWRVADKVCAKIRLETFAETIDRAEIKPAPRKKKKVELIVDGGTENNNKKVETFMEKYPVEKLVALKDILKSNSMAESVNKIIKYGYLFPRHIPNQSELKKLMDKVIIPDYNDKRPLGSLNGLTPLEAYRKKKVDFKLMRQNMIQAHINRVHYNRTHSCHGCPFGCKQTNLN